The Microbacterium sp. LWO12-1.2 genome includes a window with the following:
- a CDS encoding NAD-dependent epimerase/dehydratase family protein has product MTAPLWLALLLGLAVTSLALPAVRPMLTRYGVIDEPNQRSSHVRATLRGGGVAILPAFICGGLVLTFVFPAAAVPVAVIILAAVSAGVLGLIEDVRGVSVPVRAVLQLVIGLGVAVPLVIVTGNSWVWAAVAAFFVMGYINVANFMDGVNGISGMHGVVAGGMYAVVAMIYGLDWTAAIGLMVAGAYLAFLPWNLSRPGLFLGDVGSYLLGASVAALGVCLTLFGVSPLLTIAPVAIYLTDTGATLVRRAARGEPVLRPHRTHVYQRMLDTGMGHVGSAALVSLFTVGVFAIALLPQLSGVAPGVSLVGMVALCAVYLALPRLRGHKLAPVPALTLEPFHAPAPTRTPEGFSPARWAVFGASGFVGSAVADRLLAEGFDVLRVPGPRVTLAPDVASPQTIAELAREDVAVASLADRLEGIDVVINAAGLASPDAAADDVLYGANALLPAIIRSASSRAGVQRVVHISSAAVQGRRAVLDETADAAPFSPYSRSKALGERAFLASVDDVQAIVVRATSVQGTGRGTTRSFRRIAASSLASVAGDGSQPTVVSSIDGLSDYIKHVGSASTGIRSIMLQPWEGCSAEEVLRAAGGKAPLRLPRWLCQTALALARGVGRVVPEIAGAGRRLELMWLGQAQIDAPDGYRPIPRSHLIAILQADGEGRA; this is encoded by the coding sequence GTGACTGCACCCCTGTGGCTGGCCCTTCTGCTCGGTCTGGCGGTCACATCTCTGGCACTGCCTGCGGTGAGACCGATGCTGACTCGATACGGTGTGATCGATGAGCCGAACCAGCGTTCCTCCCATGTGCGCGCCACACTGCGCGGGGGTGGCGTCGCGATTCTGCCGGCGTTCATCTGCGGCGGTCTCGTCCTCACGTTCGTCTTCCCCGCGGCGGCAGTACCGGTAGCCGTCATCATCCTGGCGGCGGTCTCCGCCGGCGTGCTTGGGCTCATCGAGGACGTGCGAGGCGTCTCTGTGCCCGTCCGTGCAGTCCTGCAACTCGTGATCGGGCTCGGCGTAGCGGTGCCGCTCGTGATCGTCACCGGTAACAGTTGGGTGTGGGCCGCAGTCGCCGCTTTCTTCGTCATGGGCTACATCAACGTCGCCAACTTCATGGACGGCGTCAACGGCATCTCCGGCATGCATGGAGTCGTCGCAGGGGGTATGTACGCGGTCGTGGCCATGATCTACGGACTCGACTGGACCGCGGCGATCGGCTTGATGGTGGCGGGTGCCTACCTGGCCTTCCTCCCCTGGAATCTCAGCAGACCCGGTCTCTTCCTCGGCGACGTCGGAAGCTACCTGCTCGGTGCGAGCGTGGCCGCGCTCGGCGTCTGCTTGACACTCTTCGGTGTCTCGCCGTTGCTGACCATCGCCCCGGTAGCGATCTACCTGACCGACACAGGTGCGACCTTGGTGCGGCGGGCAGCCCGCGGCGAACCTGTCTTGCGCCCTCACCGCACTCACGTCTACCAACGGATGCTGGACACCGGGATGGGACATGTCGGTTCCGCCGCCCTGGTATCGCTCTTCACCGTCGGCGTGTTCGCGATCGCGCTTCTTCCGCAGCTCTCCGGGGTGGCCCCGGGGGTATCGCTCGTGGGAATGGTCGCGCTGTGCGCTGTCTACCTGGCGTTGCCGCGCCTACGCGGCCACAAGCTCGCCCCAGTGCCCGCGTTGACGCTCGAGCCTTTCCACGCGCCGGCTCCGACGCGGACTCCGGAGGGTTTCTCTCCAGCGAGGTGGGCCGTGTTCGGCGCCAGCGGGTTCGTCGGCAGCGCTGTCGCTGACCGGCTCTTGGCGGAGGGGTTTGACGTGCTCCGCGTCCCTGGCCCACGGGTGACCCTCGCGCCGGATGTGGCCTCGCCTCAGACGATCGCGGAGCTCGCCCGAGAGGATGTCGCGGTGGCGTCGCTCGCCGATCGATTGGAAGGCATCGATGTCGTGATCAACGCAGCCGGACTGGCGAGTCCGGATGCCGCCGCCGACGACGTCCTCTACGGGGCGAACGCTCTTCTCCCAGCGATCATCCGCAGCGCTTCGTCTCGTGCCGGAGTCCAGAGAGTTGTGCACATCAGCTCGGCCGCTGTGCAAGGTCGTCGTGCAGTGCTCGATGAGACTGCCGACGCAGCGCCGTTCTCTCCGTACTCGCGATCCAAGGCGCTCGGTGAACGGGCGTTTCTCGCGTCAGTGGACGACGTTCAGGCCATCGTCGTCAGGGCGACCAGCGTCCAGGGAACGGGACGGGGGACGACCCGGAGCTTCCGACGGATCGCTGCTTCTTCGCTCGCAAGCGTGGCGGGCGACGGATCGCAGCCGACGGTCGTGAGCAGCATCGACGGTCTGTCTGACTACATCAAGCACGTGGGGTCCGCTTCGACGGGAATCAGGTCCATCATGCTCCAGCCGTGGGAAGGATGCTCGGCTGAGGAGGTCCTTCGTGCGGCGGGGGGGAAGGCACCGTTGCGGCTGCCTCGCTGGCTGTGTCAAACCGCACTGGCTCTTGCACGAGGGGTAGGGCGAGTCGTCCCCGAGATCGCCGGGGCTGGACGCAGGCTGGAGTTGATGTGGCTCGGACAGGCGCAGATCGACGCCCCCGACGGGTACCGCCCGATCCCGAGATCTCATCTCATCGCGATACTCCAGGCAGACGGCGAGGGTCGCGCATGA
- a CDS encoding glycosyltransferase family 4 protein, producing MRIGILSQWYDPEPGPAALPAIYGREMIRQGHSVRALTGFPNYPDGKVHDGYRIRRKTVERRDGVDVHRVALYPQHSRSAVGRVLNYASFAASAALSGGAALKNADGVWVYNSPVTVSLPLLMHTRRGAIPYFLHVQDLWPDSLIASGMVPEGWIGDRAAAMIRRIVKVTERKATTVGVISPGVRELILERHTQLDPAKIVYAPNPTNEQLFRPVGEIRQELGVEPSSDQTIDFMYAGAIGDVQGLDTVLDAAALLRDIPAIRLTIYGDGISRERLERRTADERLDNVRFMGRVDQDEIPELIARSHIQLVSLASSPFLRFTTPSKIPSLLASGVPIVGQIGGDGADLIRAAGAGLVVEPGDAAALAGAIARMAESGPEQWHAFGESGRRYYSSHLSVASTTSIILDSLGAPQPHIQD from the coding sequence ATGAGAATCGGTATCCTCTCGCAGTGGTACGACCCGGAACCGGGACCCGCAGCGCTTCCCGCCATCTACGGGCGGGAGATGATCCGCCAAGGCCATTCGGTTCGCGCCCTCACGGGATTTCCGAACTACCCCGACGGCAAGGTTCATGACGGCTACCGCATCCGTCGCAAGACCGTCGAGAGACGCGATGGAGTCGACGTGCATCGCGTCGCCCTGTACCCGCAGCACAGCCGCTCCGCAGTGGGACGGGTGCTCAACTATGCCTCGTTCGCGGCATCCGCAGCGCTCTCCGGCGGGGCTGCGTTGAAGAATGCGGATGGGGTGTGGGTGTATAACTCGCCCGTGACGGTGAGCCTGCCGCTGCTCATGCACACCCGGCGTGGCGCAATCCCCTACTTCCTTCATGTGCAGGATCTCTGGCCGGATTCCCTTATCGCAAGCGGCATGGTCCCGGAAGGATGGATCGGCGACCGCGCGGCCGCGATGATCCGCCGCATCGTGAAGGTCACCGAGCGGAAGGCGACGACGGTGGGAGTGATCTCGCCCGGCGTCCGGGAGCTCATTCTCGAGCGGCACACGCAATTGGATCCAGCCAAGATCGTCTATGCTCCGAACCCGACGAACGAGCAGCTCTTTCGACCGGTCGGGGAGATCCGTCAGGAGCTCGGCGTCGAGCCGTCCTCCGATCAGACGATCGACTTCATGTATGCCGGGGCGATCGGAGATGTTCAAGGGCTCGACACCGTTCTGGATGCCGCCGCGCTGCTGCGCGATATCCCGGCCATCAGACTGACCATCTACGGAGACGGGATCAGCCGTGAGCGACTCGAGCGACGCACAGCAGATGAACGTCTGGACAACGTGCGATTCATGGGACGTGTCGACCAAGATGAGATCCCGGAACTGATCGCCAGGTCCCACATCCAGCTGGTGAGTCTCGCTTCGAGCCCATTCCTTCGTTTCACGACTCCCAGCAAGATTCCGAGTCTGCTGGCGTCGGGAGTGCCGATCGTCGGCCAGATCGGCGGAGACGGCGCCGACCTGATCCGAGCTGCGGGCGCGGGCCTGGTCGTGGAACCCGGCGACGCCGCAGCGCTGGCCGGTGCGATCGCGCGGATGGCGGAGAGCGGGCCGGAGCAATGGCATGCTTTTGGGGAAAGCGGTCGACGCTACTACTCCTCACATCTCTCGGTCGCCTCCACCACGAGCATCATCCTGGACTCCCTCGGAGCCCCACAGCCGCACATTCAGGACTGA
- a CDS encoding acetyltransferase, giving the protein MTERVVVVGGGGFGRETLDVLEALIAAGEPFEALGVLDAAPRDADLDQLRARRIPYLGTDAEWLSGAAKDELYVVAIGDPAIRRSVADRFADAGLRAATLIHPRATIGSQARIGQGVVVTAGVQISTNVTIGDHVHLNPASVIGHDAVLSDFVSVNPGAIVSGNVTVEVGVLLGAGSVVLQGLAVGAGATVGASACVTRDVSPRRVVVGVPAREITRGEAS; this is encoded by the coding sequence ATGACTGAGCGTGTCGTGGTCGTCGGGGGCGGCGGTTTCGGGCGTGAGACGCTCGATGTGCTCGAGGCGCTCATCGCCGCAGGAGAGCCGTTCGAGGCACTGGGTGTCCTCGATGCCGCTCCCAGGGACGCCGATCTCGATCAGCTGAGGGCGCGAAGGATTCCTTACCTCGGCACCGACGCGGAGTGGCTCTCGGGAGCTGCGAAAGACGAGCTGTACGTCGTCGCAATCGGCGATCCTGCCATTCGTCGAAGTGTCGCTGACAGGTTCGCCGATGCTGGACTACGTGCGGCGACTCTGATCCACCCGAGAGCCACCATCGGATCCCAGGCCCGGATCGGGCAGGGTGTTGTCGTCACTGCTGGGGTGCAGATCTCGACGAACGTCACGATCGGTGATCACGTGCATCTGAACCCCGCGAGTGTCATCGGGCATGATGCCGTGCTGTCGGACTTCGTGTCGGTGAACCCCGGGGCGATTGTGTCAGGCAACGTCACGGTCGAGGTCGGTGTTCTTCTCGGTGCCGGTTCAGTGGTGTTGCAGGGGCTCGCTGTGGGCGCCGGGGCCACGGTGGGGGCGTCGGCTTGTGTCACCAGAGATGTCTCACCTCGCCGAGTCGTGGTGGGAGTCCCCGCTCGCGAGATCACTCGTGGAGAAGCATCATGA
- a CDS encoding polysaccharide biosynthesis protein: MSKSYDGARVLVTGGTGSFGHTVAKKLLERDVSEIRIFSRDEAKQDLMRHEIPDARLRFYVGDVRDYDSVERATRDVDFVFHAAALKQVPSCEFFPMEAVRTNVHGSENVVRAADRNGVKSVVALSTDKAVYPVNAMGMSKALMEKVAQSHGLNNPNTDTTVSCVRYGNVMYSRGSVIPLFIRQIKAGNNITVTNPEMTRFMMSLAHSVDLVEFAFRNAEQGDLFVRKAKATSIGTLAQATINLFHSDAKVDVIGTRHAEKLSEALATREELARARDMGEYFRVVADNRDLNYSVYFEEGNVGQSRFEDYDSHTVQQMSVGEVEELLLTLPEVRAELRQAGLPETAVSGS; this comes from the coding sequence ATGAGCAAGTCATATGACGGAGCGAGGGTCTTGGTGACAGGGGGGACCGGTTCATTCGGTCATACCGTCGCGAAGAAGCTGCTTGAGCGCGATGTCTCCGAGATCCGGATCTTCAGCCGAGACGAGGCCAAGCAGGATCTGATGCGTCATGAGATCCCCGACGCGCGTCTGCGGTTCTACGTCGGAGACGTGCGCGACTACGACAGCGTGGAACGGGCGACGCGCGACGTCGATTTCGTCTTCCACGCCGCAGCGCTCAAGCAGGTTCCATCGTGCGAGTTCTTCCCGATGGAAGCCGTGCGCACCAACGTGCACGGCAGCGAGAACGTCGTGCGTGCCGCCGACCGCAACGGCGTCAAATCCGTCGTCGCGCTCAGCACCGACAAAGCCGTGTACCCAGTGAACGCGATGGGAATGTCGAAGGCGCTCATGGAGAAGGTCGCGCAATCCCACGGCCTCAACAACCCGAACACCGACACCACCGTCTCGTGCGTCCGCTACGGCAACGTGATGTACTCGCGGGGCTCGGTCATTCCCCTGTTCATCCGCCAGATCAAGGCTGGCAACAACATCACCGTGACCAATCCCGAGATGACGCGCTTCATGATGTCTCTCGCGCACTCGGTCGACCTCGTGGAGTTCGCATTCCGCAACGCGGAGCAGGGCGATCTCTTCGTGCGCAAGGCGAAAGCGACATCGATCGGTACGTTGGCCCAGGCGACGATCAACCTGTTCCACTCCGACGCGAAGGTGGACGTGATTGGCACCCGCCACGCGGAGAAGCTCTCCGAGGCGCTCGCCACTCGTGAGGAGCTGGCTCGCGCGCGCGACATGGGTGAGTACTTCCGGGTCGTTGCCGATAACCGCGATCTGAACTACAGCGTCTACTTCGAGGAGGGCAACGTCGGCCAGAGCCGCTTCGAGGACTACGACTCGCACACCGTGCAGCAGATGTCGGTGGGTGAGGTGGAGGAGTTGCTGCTGACTCTGCCCGAGGTGCGTGCCGAGCTGCGGCAGGCGGGTCTCCCCGAAACGGCGGTCTCGGGATCGTGA
- a CDS encoding NAD-dependent epimerase/dehydratase family protein → MTRFAVTGARGFLGWHLRGAAQESGIVVDPIAVGAGFDLAQATADVDGAARAIHIAGMNRGSDEEVTAGNIGFAEQLASALRAAVTPPPVVVYANSTQSTNGSVYGESKARGAEILASAASDIGADFIDVQLPNLFGEHGRPFYNSVTATFSHLVAAGETPTVENDKELTLLHAQNAVDLLTGFAPQDSLGRLQRAETVSGVLSRLQGYAELYRRGEIPSVADTFDRDLFNTYRSYTFPAQAPVDLARHADPRGSFFEIIRSHGGPGQSSFSTTVPGVTRGDHYHRRKIERFTVLQGRARIALRRLYSEDVVSFEVSGDAPGAVDMPTMWAHNITNIGDDVLYTSFWTNDIFDPVNPDTIAEAV, encoded by the coding sequence GTGACCCGCTTCGCTGTCACCGGTGCCCGAGGGTTCCTCGGATGGCACCTGCGCGGTGCCGCACAGGAATCAGGCATCGTCGTCGATCCGATCGCGGTCGGTGCGGGTTTCGACCTTGCACAGGCGACGGCCGATGTGGATGGCGCGGCGCGCGCCATCCACATCGCTGGCATGAATCGCGGGAGCGACGAGGAGGTCACGGCGGGGAACATCGGGTTCGCCGAACAGCTGGCGTCCGCGCTGCGCGCCGCGGTGACGCCGCCACCCGTGGTCGTCTATGCGAACTCGACGCAATCCACAAACGGGTCCGTGTACGGCGAGTCCAAGGCGCGTGGCGCTGAAATCCTCGCTTCCGCCGCTTCGGACATCGGCGCCGATTTCATCGATGTCCAGTTGCCGAATCTCTTCGGGGAGCATGGTCGTCCGTTCTACAACTCGGTCACCGCGACATTCAGCCACCTCGTCGCCGCAGGCGAGACCCCGACCGTCGAGAACGACAAGGAACTCACGCTCCTGCATGCGCAGAACGCCGTCGACCTGCTCACAGGGTTTGCGCCTCAGGACTCCCTCGGCCGTCTGCAGCGGGCCGAGACGGTGTCGGGCGTGCTCTCACGTCTCCAGGGATATGCCGAGCTCTACCGTCGCGGCGAGATACCGAGCGTCGCTGACACGTTCGACCGTGACCTCTTCAACACGTATCGTTCATACACTTTCCCGGCTCAGGCCCCCGTCGATCTGGCTCGTCACGCCGATCCTCGCGGATCATTCTTCGAGATCATCCGCTCGCACGGCGGTCCGGGGCAGTCCTCGTTCTCTACGACGGTTCCCGGCGTCACTCGTGGGGATCACTATCACCGGCGCAAGATCGAGCGATTCACCGTACTCCAAGGCCGAGCCCGTATCGCGTTGCGGCGCCTGTACTCTGAGGACGTCGTGTCCTTCGAGGTCTCCGGTGACGCGCCAGGCGCTGTCGACATGCCGACGATGTGGGCCCACAACATCACGAACATCGGTGACGACGTGCTCTACACCTCGTTCTGGACCAATGACATCTTCGATCCTGTGAACCCCGACACGATTGCCGAGGCAGTGTGA
- the wecB gene encoding non-hydrolyzing UDP-N-acetylglucosamine 2-epimerase produces MADKLKVMTVVGTRPEIIRLSATIKLLDEHTEQVLVHTGQNYDYELNEVFFEDLGLRRPDYFLNADTSSLGTALGSILAKTEEVLLAERPDAFLILGDTNSCISAVIAKRMKIPVFHMEAGNRSFDENVPEETNRRLVDHVADYNLVYTEHARRNLLAEGLHPSRILLTGSPMREVLEQNREQIEASSAVERVGLTPGEYFLVSLHREENVDNPGRLRSAVNALQALGEEYGLPVLVSTHPRTRKRLEGLGIAESENVRFHPPFGFHDYCKLQLESKLVLSDSGTISEESSLLGFPAVTLRDFIERPESVDTGAIITAGIEPARVLAAVRVVLEQKRPSYTPADYQIDDTAQRVVNFVHGTVPSHRRRLGLIGPES; encoded by the coding sequence ATGGCCGACAAGCTTAAAGTGATGACGGTCGTCGGAACCAGGCCGGAGATCATCCGCCTCTCCGCGACGATCAAGCTGCTCGATGAGCACACCGAGCAGGTTCTGGTGCACACGGGCCAGAACTATGACTACGAGCTCAATGAGGTGTTCTTCGAAGATCTGGGGCTTCGCCGTCCCGACTACTTCCTCAATGCCGACACGTCATCGCTGGGCACCGCGTTGGGCTCCATCCTCGCGAAGACAGAAGAGGTTCTTCTCGCCGAGCGGCCCGACGCATTCCTCATTCTTGGCGACACCAACAGCTGTATCTCGGCTGTCATTGCCAAGCGCATGAAGATCCCCGTCTTCCATATGGAGGCCGGCAACCGCTCGTTCGATGAGAACGTCCCGGAGGAGACCAATCGGCGCTTGGTCGACCACGTCGCCGACTACAACCTCGTCTATACCGAGCACGCGCGTCGCAACCTCCTTGCGGAGGGGCTTCACCCTTCCAGAATCCTGCTCACGGGCTCGCCGATGCGCGAGGTGCTGGAGCAGAACCGCGAGCAGATCGAGGCGAGCTCGGCCGTCGAGCGCGTCGGTCTCACGCCGGGGGAGTACTTCCTGGTCAGCTTGCACCGCGAGGAGAACGTCGACAACCCGGGGCGGTTGCGGTCGGCCGTGAATGCGCTGCAGGCGCTAGGCGAGGAATACGGTCTTCCCGTTCTGGTCTCGACACACCCGCGCACTCGTAAGCGTCTCGAGGGTCTCGGCATCGCGGAGAGCGAAAACGTCCGGTTCCACCCTCCGTTCGGATTCCATGACTACTGTAAGTTGCAGTTGGAGTCGAAGCTCGTCCTCTCGGACAGCGGCACCATAAGTGAGGAGTCGAGTCTGCTCGGGTTCCCTGCGGTGACCCTACGCGACTTCATCGAGCGCCCCGAATCGGTCGACACCGGCGCGATCATCACCGCCGGGATTGAACCTGCGCGAGTGCTCGCGGCTGTCCGAGTCGTGCTCGAGCAAAAGCGTCCTTCCTACACGCCTGCGGATTACCAGATTGACGACACCGCGCAGCGAGTCGTGAACTTCGTGCACGGCACCGTTCCCTCACACCGCCGGCGGCTGGGGCTGATCGGCCCGGAGAGCTGA
- a CDS encoding DegT/DnrJ/EryC1/StrS family aminotransferase, with the protein MIPVSEPDLGPLEREYLLDAFDSGWISSRGEYVERAERQLGSLTGAPYAAVCNNGTTALHLALLAAGVSRGDEVIIPSLTYVATLNAVYYVDAVPVIVDVLDSTWCIDPAAVEAAITSRTTAILAVDLYGQTADYVALRRIADEHGLLLIADAAESLGATLHSAAAGSLADISTFSFFGNKVITSGEGGAVTTNREDFHTRVQQLRNQGNHATQRYFHEVVGFNYRMTNIAAAILTAQLERAGELITQRRRVVDDYERLLGPDPRLQPQQIATGAVPTPWIYSVRITGASGAERDRVIDALASQGIESRPVFPLVQDMPFVPANQRASTPIAEKISREGISLPTYPRLSGDDIATVCVALRGAVPPTSLVG; encoded by the coding sequence ATGATTCCCGTATCGGAGCCAGACCTCGGCCCCCTCGAGCGAGAATACCTCCTCGATGCCTTTGACAGCGGGTGGATCTCATCACGCGGAGAATACGTTGAGCGAGCCGAAAGGCAACTCGGATCGCTGACCGGCGCACCGTACGCCGCTGTGTGCAACAACGGGACAACCGCTTTGCATCTCGCGCTCCTCGCCGCTGGCGTATCCCGCGGAGACGAAGTGATCATTCCGAGCCTGACCTACGTCGCGACCCTCAACGCGGTCTACTACGTCGATGCGGTTCCTGTGATCGTCGACGTTCTGGACAGCACCTGGTGCATCGACCCGGCCGCAGTCGAAGCGGCGATCACCTCCCGGACGACAGCGATCCTCGCTGTCGATCTGTATGGCCAGACGGCGGACTACGTCGCCCTTCGTCGGATCGCGGATGAGCACGGCCTCCTCCTGATCGCTGACGCAGCCGAGTCTCTCGGCGCCACATTGCACAGCGCTGCAGCCGGATCACTCGCCGACATCAGCACTTTCTCCTTCTTCGGGAACAAAGTCATCACCAGCGGCGAAGGCGGCGCAGTCACCACCAACCGTGAGGACTTCCACACGCGTGTTCAGCAGTTGCGCAATCAGGGCAATCACGCGACTCAGCGCTACTTCCACGAGGTCGTGGGCTTCAATTACCGAATGACGAACATCGCTGCGGCGATCCTCACCGCTCAGCTCGAGCGTGCGGGTGAACTGATCACTCAGCGCCGACGAGTCGTAGACGACTACGAACGACTTCTCGGGCCCGACCCACGCCTGCAGCCTCAACAGATCGCGACGGGCGCTGTGCCGACGCCCTGGATCTATTCCGTGCGCATCACGGGCGCATCCGGCGCGGAACGCGACCGGGTCATCGATGCTCTGGCCTCTCAAGGGATCGAATCTCGGCCCGTCTTCCCCCTGGTCCAAGACATGCCGTTCGTCCCGGCGAACCAGCGCGCTTCCACTCCGATCGCGGAGAAGATCTCAAGGGAGGGAATCAGCCTGCCGACCTACCCGCGACTCTCCGGGGACGACATCGCGACAGTGTGCGTGGCACTCAGAGGAGCGGTACCGCCAACCTCGCTCGTCGGGTAG
- a CDS encoding glycosyltransferase: MPSTQMDPLTEAVTLDFTSVSPTSGGVGVVAAGVAEGLAASGVPMRCLVNEDAYPAWSLQLPELADKLVPISVRLSATSAWQQALRRLVPRSSRSIQHLIGRVRTIRARSTSHAVGHGVVWQPFHRVPITGANSVVTVHDLRVFEPELASPMDQDIITENVRKAGAVICSWAHPHDSLLQRFPEAASKTFLIPLPVLNTGEWTDRAAPNDRALRLLLPGFVTPHKNHELLIRALPQLPVARAVFTGSEDGKHGDYLRSLADELKVGDRIEWLGFVDTTRLELEYAAADLLVMPTRWEAASGPVFEAIVRGLPFVASRIPPITAQLDTLGLDSPTFDCDSPDELVAAIRAAVDGFDTFVDSLRPLSAELRDRTWKQMAQEYNSVFAWSLGRGDKPEHLMRGNHA, translated from the coding sequence GTGCCCTCCACGCAGATGGACCCGCTGACGGAAGCTGTCACGCTTGACTTCACCTCGGTCAGTCCGACATCGGGCGGTGTCGGAGTCGTCGCGGCTGGCGTCGCCGAAGGCCTCGCCGCTTCAGGCGTGCCGATGCGTTGTCTCGTCAATGAGGATGCCTACCCGGCATGGTCGTTGCAGCTCCCAGAATTGGCAGACAAGCTTGTACCGATCAGCGTGCGTCTGAGCGCGACCAGCGCCTGGCAGCAGGCCCTCCGCCGATTGGTTCCCCGATCGTCGCGTTCAATACAGCATCTGATCGGACGTGTTCGGACGATCAGAGCGCGCTCGACCTCTCATGCTGTCGGGCACGGCGTCGTCTGGCAGCCCTTTCACCGTGTGCCGATCACCGGCGCGAACAGCGTCGTGACCGTGCACGATCTTCGTGTCTTCGAGCCCGAGCTTGCATCCCCGATGGATCAGGACATCATCACCGAGAACGTCCGCAAAGCTGGCGCGGTCATCTGCAGCTGGGCGCATCCGCACGACAGCCTGCTGCAACGCTTCCCAGAAGCGGCGAGCAAGACGTTCCTGATCCCGCTCCCCGTGCTCAACACCGGCGAATGGACCGATCGGGCTGCGCCGAACGATCGCGCGCTCCGACTGTTGCTGCCGGGCTTCGTCACCCCACACAAGAACCATGAGCTTCTCATCCGAGCCCTTCCCCAGCTGCCCGTTGCCCGCGCGGTCTTCACTGGTTCAGAGGATGGGAAGCACGGCGACTACCTCCGGTCGCTTGCCGACGAGCTCAAGGTCGGCGACCGGATCGAGTGGCTCGGCTTCGTCGACACAACGCGATTGGAGCTCGAGTACGCAGCGGCGGACTTGCTCGTGATGCCGACAAGGTGGGAAGCAGCGAGCGGCCCCGTCTTCGAGGCGATTGTCCGGGGGCTGCCTTTCGTCGCCAGCAGGATCCCTCCGATCACTGCTCAGCTCGACACGCTCGGCCTCGATTCTCCGACGTTCGATTGCGATTCTCCGGACGAACTGGTCGCCGCGATTCGGGCCGCCGTCGACGGCTTCGACACCTTCGTGGATTCGCTTCGCCCCCTGAGCGCAGAGCTTCGCGACCGCACCTGGAAGCAGATGGCCCAGGAGTACAACAGCGTGTTTGCCTGGTCCCTCGGACGGGGCGACAAGCCAGAGCATCTCATGAGAGGCAACCACGCATGA
- the gmd gene encoding GDP-mannose 4,6-dehydratase → MKKALVTGTTGQDGSYLVELLLQKGYEVHGTKRRSSSFNTSRLEDVARTDGHRPSDLVLHYADLSDSGSLTNLIRDVQPDEIYNLGAQSHVAVSFEIPEYTADVTGVSTIRLLEAIRASGVDTRFYQASSSEMFGSTPPPQNEDTPFHPRSPYGCAKVFSYWATVNYREAYGIHASNGILFNHESPRRGETFVTRKITRAVARIVEGVQDRLVLGNLDAVRDWGFAPEYVEAMWRMLQQDTADDYVIATGEAHTVREFVEAAFGRVNLNWEDYVSTDPRYERPSEVDALIGDYSKAERQLGWTPSTTFSGLVHRMVDADLQQVRDEKAGKHVRVDI, encoded by the coding sequence ATGAAGAAGGCGCTCGTCACAGGCACGACCGGACAAGATGGCAGCTACCTGGTTGAGCTCCTTCTCCAGAAGGGCTATGAGGTTCACGGCACGAAGCGTCGCTCGTCCTCTTTCAACACCTCACGACTCGAAGACGTTGCTCGGACCGACGGGCACCGCCCCTCGGATCTCGTTCTGCACTATGCAGACCTTTCTGATTCCGGTTCTCTGACGAACCTCATCCGAGATGTGCAGCCCGACGAGATCTACAACCTCGGAGCCCAGAGCCACGTCGCCGTCTCTTTCGAGATTCCTGAGTACACGGCCGATGTCACCGGCGTATCGACGATCCGCCTGCTCGAGGCGATTCGGGCAAGTGGTGTCGACACGCGTTTCTATCAAGCCTCGTCGTCTGAGATGTTCGGCTCGACACCCCCTCCGCAGAACGAAGACACTCCGTTCCACCCGCGTAGCCCCTACGGGTGCGCAAAGGTGTTCAGCTACTGGGCGACCGTGAACTATCGCGAGGCCTACGGCATCCATGCCTCGAACGGCATCCTGTTCAACCACGAAAGCCCTCGCCGCGGCGAGACGTTCGTGACTCGCAAGATCACGCGGGCGGTGGCGCGTATCGTCGAGGGAGTCCAGGATCGCCTCGTGCTCGGCAACCTCGACGCGGTCCGCGACTGGGGATTCGCGCCCGAGTATGTCGAAGCCATGTGGCGCATGCTGCAGCAGGACACCGCGGACGACTATGTGATCGCGACCGGCGAGGCGCACACGGTTCGCGAGTTCGTGGAGGCGGCGTTCGGTCGGGTGAACCTGAACTGGGAAGACTACGTCAGTACAGATCCCCGGTACGAACGTCCTTCTGAGGTGGACGCGTTGATCGGCGACTATTCGAAGGCTGAGCGTCAGCTCGGATGGACACCCAGCACCACCTTCTCCGGGCTCGTTCATCGGATGGTTGATGCCGATCTGCAGCAGGTACGCGATGAGAAGGCCGGCAAGCATGTGCGGGTGGACATCTGA